The window TTTTTTCCCCTCGGAGGGATCGAAATATCTTGACACCCCCGAGGGTCCCGATAAAATACCCCCCAAGTGGGTAATAGTGGGGAAAGGTGGGTAACGGTCCACCATGATCTTCCGGGGACGCTTCGAATATACCATTGATCCAAAAGGCAGGGTCAATATACCCGCGCCCTTCCGCGACCGACTCCAGGAATCCGCCCAGGGATCGTTTTTCGTCACCAATTTCTCGGACTGCCTCTATTCCTTCGCTGCGGACGACTGGGCGCGAATCGAGGAAAGACTTTCCCGTGTTCCCAGCACCGACAGGAAGATGAATGCCTTTGTCCGGTTTTTCCTCGGAGGCGCCGTCGAGGTCGTCCCCGACAAGCAGGGGAGGATCCTCGTTCCGCCCTCCCTGCGTTCCTACGCGGGACTGGAAAAGGAGGTCGTGATCCTCGGGATGCCCAACCGGTTCGAGATCTGGTCGCTCGCCCGGTGGCAGGAAGAGATCGGCCGGTTCGAAAAGGAAGTGCACGAAGACCCCGGGCTGGCGCGGGAGATCAGCGCCCTCGGGATCTGAGGCGTGTCGCCCGGTCACATCCCCGTTCTTTTACAAGAGACGTTGGAAGGGCTGGCCCCCGCTCCCGGCGAGATTTTCCTCGACGGGACGACCGGGGCCGGCGGGCACGCGGCGGAGATCGCCGCGAGGATCGGCCCCCGTGGTCTCTTGGTCTGCGCCGACGCGGACCCCACGATGCTCGGGATCGCCGGCCGCAGGCTCTCGGCGTTCCCCTGGGTGCGGCTCGTCCGCGCGGACTTCGCGGACCTCGACACGCTGCGGGAGGCCGCGGGGGGGAGGACGTTCGACGGTGCGCTGCTGGACCTCGGGATCTCTTCCCTCCAGCTCGACGAT of the Candidatus Deferrimicrobium sp. genome contains:
- the mraZ gene encoding division/cell wall cluster transcriptional repressor MraZ, translating into MIFRGRFEYTIDPKGRVNIPAPFRDRLQESAQGSFFVTNFSDCLYSFAADDWARIEERLSRVPSTDRKMNAFVRFFLGGAVEVVPDKQGRILVPPSLRSYAGLEKEVVILGMPNRFEIWSLARWQEEIGRFEKEVHEDPGLAREISALGI